Genomic DNA from Buchnera aphidicola (Hyperomyzus lactucae):
TATATTATTACTGGCGGAGAATTAGCTGCAATGGTTATGATTGATTCTATATCTAGATTAATTCCCGGTGTTATTAAAACAAAACAATCAATAGAAGATGATTCTTTTTCTAAAAATTTACTTGATTACCCTAGTTATACTCGACCTAAAAAAATACATAACATGTCGGTTCCTAAAGTATTATTATCCGGGAATCACGAAAAAATTCGACTCTGGCGTTTACAACAATCTCTTGGTAAAACATGGATCAAACGTCCTGATCTTTTAAAAAAAAAAAATTAACTAAAGAAGAAAAAAAACTCTTAGATGAATTTAAAAACAATAGAGAAAAAAATAATTATTAATTTTTTTAATTATTTTGCTTACAGGAAAAAATAATGCTCAGTATAATTGAAAAAATAGAAAAAAAACAACTAAAAAAAAATATACCTATTTTTAGACCGGGAGATACTGTAGAAGTAAAAGTATGGGTCATTGAAGGTTCTAAAAAACGTTTACAATCTTTTGAAGGTATAGTTATAGCAATAAAAAATCGTTCTTTAAATTCATCTTTTACTGTACGTAAAATTTCTAATGGAGAAGGTATTGAACGTGTTTTTCAAACACATTCACATAGCATTAATGAAATTCTTATAAAAAGAAAAGGATTAGTCAGACAAGCAAAATTGTATTATTTAAGAAATCTTACTGGTAAAGCTGCACGTATTAGAGAAAGATTAAATTAATTTTAAAAATGATTCAATATGCAGTCATGACATAATTCTTGACTGCATTATTTTTATAATATTTTTTTCATAAAGAATTTTTATTTAAAAA
This window encodes:
- the rplS gene encoding 50S ribosomal protein L19, with the translated sequence MLSIIEKIEKKQLKKNIPIFRPGDTVEVKVWVIEGSKKRLQSFEGIVIAIKNRSLNSSFTVRKISNGEGIERVFQTHSHSINEILIKRKGLVRQAKLYYLRNLTGKAARIRERLN